Genomic DNA from Candidatus Nitrosopumilus koreensis AR1:
AAAAGATCCTATGGGTATTGCTGCAGCTGCATTATACCTAGCATGTGTCAAAAACAATGAATATGTAACTCAACGTGATGTTGCAGAAGCATCAAATGTTACCGAAGTCACAATAAGAAATCGATACAAAGGTCTAAGATTAGACCAAGATACAGAATTACAGGTAAAATAGATATGGTTCAAACAAAAGCTGTAATTGCAATAGTCAACGTGGTGGCATCTGCAACAATAGAACAAAAACTAGATCTAGTGGATATCACAAAAAAATTTCCTCATGTAGAATATCATCCAGAACAATTTCCAGGTGCAGTATTTAGACTTCAAGAACCAAAAACTGCAACATTACTTTTTGGTTCAGGAAATATGGTATGCACAGGTGCAAAATCAGAAGAGATGGCAATTCAGGCTGTAAACACGGTTGTTAGAAAACTAAGAAAAGGTAGAATCAAGATTAAGAAAGAACCAAAAGTAACAATACAAAATATTGTATCCTCAATTAATCTTGGGGGCAAGGTTAACTTGGAACAAGCAGCTAGGACTCTTCCCAGAAGCATGTATGAACCAGAACAATTTCCAGGATTAATTCACAGAATGCTAGATCCTAAAACCGTAATTCTGATTTTTGCTTCAGGAAAATTAGTTTGTGTTGGAGCTAAACTTGAAAAAGAGATACATCGTTCCGTAAATCAAATTCATAGCTTGTTAGAAGAGAAAAATTTGATGGTATATGAAAACCCTGTATTGAAAATCTAAACTGTTGAAAATACACTACTAGTAACTTAAGGGGCCATCGGTATCTGAATAAACGGAGTTCCGCCTTCACCAACTACCAGAGGCAACTTTCCATCCCAGGCTTGTGTTTTTAGCCATTCCAAATAGTTTGGATTCTCAGAAAGTGCCTTATTGATAATTGCGATTGCTTCGGCCTCACCTTTGGCTTCTGCAATATTTGCATTAGCAAGACCAATGGCGTTTGCTTCACGTTGTCTTGCCTCCACCTCAATTCGTCTCAAATCATTTTCGGCCCGAAGTGCGTTTTGCTCTGCCTCTACTTTGGACTCGATGGCTTGAGCAAATAATGGCGAGAATTCAAAGTCAGTGATGGAAATCACATCTGTTACCACATTAAATTGGTTTAGCCTTTCTGTGATTGCAGCTTCAATATCTTGTTTGACAAGAGGCCTTTTTGTAATTAATTCTTCAGCATTGTACTTTGCAGTGACTTGTTTTACTGTCTCCTCGATTGCAGGCTGAATTACTCTGTTTTCATAATCCAGTCCCAAATTCTTGTAGAGTGTGTGTACTCTTTCTTTATCGGGATGATAGTTGACTGTAACTGTTGTCTCAACTGTCTGCAAATCTCTTGATGCACTGCGGGCATCACTTGCATATTTTAGAGTACGAACTTCAATGTTGACTACTTCATCTTGGAATGGCACTACAAAATGCAATCCTTCATCAAGTGGAGGTTGCGTTAAATCAACTGCATTCCAGTGTAAAAGAACGCCTCTGTGACCAGAATCCACGATTTTTACTGACGCAGTAGCTATTACTCCAATCAAAATAAGAACAACAATTCCTATTGCAACACCTTTTGCGGCATTCATATTTACATTAACACTAGGCGAACGGTATTGAGACAAGTACAGATTGTAGTTGTTTCTCTTTATTATACCCGTAGATTAACGCGGGTTTATTAGTAAGAACAGACATTTTATTGCGAAATGATTTTTTGGAATTTGATTCAATTCAGAGTTATGCAAACTCGAGTCTATAGAGGCTCAATTAATGAATGATTATACTTTTACACGTAATTGTTTAGAATTAGATAGAAAATATCTTTGCCATGATTGTGTAAAGAATTCATGTAATGTTGTAGAACAAATGGCGGTTTCATAGTTGTTCAAATCAAAACTTCGGAATCGTGATCAATCATCTAATATTATAATAATTACGCTGGTGGGATTATCCATACTGTTTGTTTATTTTGGATTGGAGCGATGAATATGACAAGGAAATTTGCATTAATTGAAAAAATACAGATAGTCACTTTTCAAGGATTGCTTCAACGCATAAAAATTGAGAACAGATATGGTTAAGAAAAAATGTGATAGATGCGGTTCTGTTTTAGGAATTGAAAGTACGAAAACAAAACAAAAATTTTGTGGCAAATGCAAAAAAAAGTTTCAATTGCACCGATATTAGACAATCATTCTGAGCAGATAAGGTGAGACTATTCCTTATAGTGAACTAGCAAAGAATTTCCCATGACAGGCATCACTGCAATTATGTTTTCACCTTTTTCTGCTAGAAAGTCATTTACCACATCTTGAAGATATACGCCTTCAGACAGTGTCTTTGTTTCAAAATAGCGAATTTTATGAATCATTGTAGATAAAAAATGCATGTACAAGTATATTATACTTTGAAAATGAGAAAAATTTCCCTAAATACTAGTGTGACATACAATAGTATGAACTGTAACAAGAAAAGTGAAGCACATCTTTGGAGATATTCGAAACACAATAAAATTCGTAGATGCTTAAAGTGTAAATCTAGACTGCCAATTACTGAGAAAGAATACTATCTCAAATGGGGCATGCATGAAAACATTGCAAAGTAGATAAATTATATTTTATTTATTTTCCTATTTCTCTTGCACAAGTTGATGAACAAGTAGAATCATGACTCAAACTTTCATATTCTCTGCCACAATGAACACATTTTCTAAAAGACATGTAATAATTACATGTTCATGTTATAAAAGAAAACATTTTTTCAGTTAATTCTATTGTTAGGAACAATCAGACAAAACCATCTATTTGAATTCAAAAGACAAAGAAGTTATTAAAAAACAAAACAAAATTCAAGATAATTCAAGTTTAACAAACAAATCCAAGTTTAATTACTTTCTTGAATATTCAACCACTTAAAGGAGGGTTAGATGTAGTTTAATCGGTTTAGTGGAGTTGAAGATGAGACAGTTTTGTTCACTCACTGCCACTATTCCAAAATTAATTTTAAAATTCAAATTTCATGTATTGCCAACGTTAATAGTGTAGAGTGCTTACTAATTGCATTGGGAAAACGTCAAGTAAAAAATGAAAGTGCACTAAAGGAAATAAAATTGCCTGCAAATGAGGAAGAGCAGTTTGGAAGAGTTATCAAAATGATGGGAGGAGAAAATCTCATGGTAAAATGTCAAGACAAGGTTGTCCGAAGAGGACGTATTAGAGGTAAACTAAAGAGAAGAGTGTGGATCAGAGCCAATGACGTAGTGATTATAGCACCTTGGGAATTTGGAAAAGAGGATCGAGGAGATATTTTGTGGAGATATACACTGCCACAAGTAGAATGGTTAAAACAAGAAAAATACATTCCGCTAGACTTTTAGATTCAAGTCCTTAGAGACGTTTGGAAACAAAGAAGATTCAATTTAGAATCACTGGACCAGACATCACCATTTCAACTCTAAAAATGGGTACATTATCAATGAAATGCATCCCAAACAAGATTTAATGTTGAATACAAAATTTACAAGGGATAAACCCTTGGTTTGTTGCTTGTTCTAAAATATCTGGTGTAAAGTACTGTCGATGTTTCATATCTATGTTGTAAATATCACATTCTTTTTTCTTGCAAGCAAGATGGTGAACAAGTTTAGATTTAGCATCTCCCAAATATCCTGCCATTTTTAATCCTCCAAAAATTTGTGACGCATGATACATTCGTATTGATTTTTGTATCCTGGCATCTTGACTTTAGCATTATGCAGACATGTGTTTTGTGTAATTATTTTAAATACCAAATCAAAACACCCTATCGTTAATTATGCACTCCAAATTTTTATCCTGTAAGTGACGTTATTCTTAATCATGATTATTCACTATCCTGTAATTTGTTATAATCCAACATAATTTTTGGGAGTTTATCATCATGGTTTATGTGAATTTTGTGTTTTTTGCAGTAATGAAAATAATTTGGCCAGTTCTTTTTAGTTGTGTTTAAAAAATCCTCTCCAACCATATCATCATACCAATCAATAATGCTCAAACCATATGCAAAAAATCGTTCAAGATAGGTAGCAATTCCTTTTGGTATTTTTCCAGCATCATCTAAAAAGGCTATCTCATCCACGGTGTTTAGATAATCATTTGCATATCTCTTACAATCATCTGTAGTTTTAAGAATGGAGTTTTTGTTAAGACGATTTGTCAAGTCTTCATGAAATCCTCGTAATAGTTGAGAGTAAGTTGTGTTGGTGCTTTCATGGATATTTTTCCAAGTAATCACAACCAACACAGCAAGTATAGTTGCAGTTACAGAACTTACAATAATTGCAATTGTGGATAAATCTAGAGTTTGTGGAATTTGCAGTAATATACTTTCAAAATTAAGCAACATAGTTTTATCATTAATCTACCTGATTGAAAATACAATCATTATGAGTCTGGGTCATTTTTATGGTTCCCAATGACAATCGCAATTACATCCCTTTTGGCAATGAACTCTTTTACAATCAGAACATGTTTTTTGATAATGGGATGGTATTGTGTTCACAATATTGATAGTTGTTTCATCCTAATTAACCTACAATTAAGGAAGATCTGCAAGTAAAACAGAAGTAATTACCATATCGTAGTGGTGTAAGTTTGGGAATATGCATAAAAGTACTGAATTAACTACTCAGTTACGTATACCAATTGGCAAGAAATCATCTGCATCTTATATGTTAGTACGGCCTCTTAATGTATGACAAAAAATTCATTGCCAAAACAACAAAGTAAATACAACTATCAATCAACTAACCAATTCTTGTATGGTGGAAACTAAATTTGTACTGTGCAAATTGTGGGAATCAGGCAAGTTGGAGAGATCCTACATGTAACAAATGCAAAAAACCATTACATCAAACAAATTGTAAAACAAAGTCATCTGATTGCAAATGTCACCAAATCAACGAACAGGCATGGACACAAAAAAAGACCCCAGATACAATATAAAATAGATTTAATCTAGATATTTTTCTAATTAATTCACTTTGAACATTTGTCGCATGATGATTCACCAATCATGCTATTTACAGGTTTGAATGTATTGTGGCATATTGCACAGATGTTTAGTAAGGTTATTCCATTAACGACAGTAGGATCTTTTTGTTTTTCTGTCAATTAATCAGTCTCTGCTAATTGATTGTTGAAAACAAACCCAACTTTGTTTTAAATTCACGAATTCTATTTCTTATTGAAACTGTACTGGTGTTTGCAGCTTCGGCAACTTGGGTTTGGGATTTTAGTTCTCCAGTAATCACACATGCTGCATAAATTACAGATGCTGCCAAAATTTCCGGATTTTTACCAACCGTGATTCCTGCATCTTGGGCTACAGTTAAAATTTGTGTTGCTTTGCGAATTGTTTTTTCAGATAATTCAAGTTTACTGGTAATCTTAGAAATTAACTTTATTGGATTTACTACATTTACTGTAAATCCCAATTCTTTAAACAATATGCGATAAGCCCGAGAGATCTCTTTTCTTTTAATCACAAATTGAATGGCAATTTCTGTTAGAGATCTATCATGTTCAAGATCCTTGCATGCCGCATACAGGCATGCTGCTGCAACCGATTTTACGGTTCTGCCTCGAATAAGATTTCTCTTTATTGCCTTTCTATAAAACAGAGATGCTCGTTCAATTATAGTGTCAGATAGGCCTAATTTTGATTGTACTTTGTCAAATTCCACAAGTGCAACCCTAAGATTTTTGTCTGCCGAGTTTTTTGTTTGTGACCTACTATCCCATTTTCGTAGTCTTCCAAATATCTGAACAGTTTTTACAGGTAGAGGTTTTC
This window encodes:
- a CDS encoding TATA-box-binding protein is translated as MVQTKAVIAIVNVVASATIEQKLDLVDITKKFPHVEYHPEQFPGAVFRLQEPKTATLLFGSGNMVCTGAKSEEMAIQAVNTVVRKLRKGRIKIKKEPKVTIQNIVSSINLGGKVNLEQAARTLPRSMYEPEQFPGLIHRMLDPKTVILIFASGKLVCVGAKLEKEIHRSVNQIHSLLEEKNLMVYENPVLKI
- a CDS encoding prohibitin family protein, with translation MSQYRSPSVNVNMNAAKGVAIGIVVLILIGVIATASVKIVDSGHRGVLLHWNAVDLTQPPLDEGLHFVVPFQDEVVNIEVRTLKYASDARSASRDLQTVETTVTVNYHPDKERVHTLYKNLGLDYENRVIQPAIEETVKQVTAKYNAEELITKRPLVKQDIEAAITERLNQFNVVTDVISITDFEFSPLFAQAIESKVEAEQNALRAENDLRRIEVEARQREANAIGLANANIAEAKGEAEAIAIINKALSENPNYLEWLKTQAWDGKLPLVVGEGGTPFIQIPMAP
- a CDS encoding translation initiation factor eIF-1A, with protein sequence MGKRQVKNESALKEIKLPANEEEQFGRVIKMMGGENLMVKCQDKVVRRGRIRGKLKRRVWIRANDVVIIAPWEFGKEDRGDILWRYTLPQVEWLKQEKYIPLDF
- a CDS encoding transcription initiation factor IIB; this encodes MTLTTTVEKAKIFCNYCNASGFVTDEILGETVCSSCGFVISENAEYRGTDRRFISSTSDNTRTGPGLTLKMHDKGLNTIIGAQNRDSVGKPLPVKTVQIFGRLRKWDSRSQTKNSADKNLRVALVEFDKVQSKLGLSDTIIERASLFYRKAIKRNLIRGRTVKSVAAACLYAACKDLEHDRSLTEIAIQFVIKRKEISRAYRILFKELGFTVNVVNPIKLISKITSKLELSEKTIRKATQILTVAQDAGITVGKNPEILAASVIYAACVITGELKSQTQVAEAANTSTVSIRNRIREFKTKLGLFSTIN